CGACGTACGGACTGGTCGTTCCGGCGCCGGCGCAATCGACAAGTCTAGGCGCCCGCCCGGCGCCATCCGGACGACCGGTCGAACGGTGCCCTGGCAGCAAACCGACGCCAACTGTCCGTTTTCGCTCCCTGCCGCCGATTGCTGCCACCGGAGCGCGGATTTCCAATACAGGGGTACGCGGCGAGGGCCCCGCCGTATCACAAGGCACACACCTGGAGATAACCATGAGCCTCGACCTGAACGGCGTGAAAGTTCCCGACAGCACCCTCGCCCGCGCCATCACCGAGATGGTCCGCGATAACGCCACCCCGCTGCTCTTCCACCACTCATCGCGGGTCTACTACTGGGGCGCGCTGACCGGCGCGCGCAAGGGGCTGGAGTACGACGCCGAGCTGCTCTATGCCGGCGCCATGTTCCACGACATGGGCCTGATGCCGCGTTATTGCAGCCAGTGCGAACGTTTCGAAGTGGACGGTGCGGACTGCGCCGCCGAGTTCCTGCGCAGCCACGGTATCGCCGAAAACGACATCGAGACGGTGTGGACGGCCATCGCCCTGCACACCACGCCCGGTATCCCGCAGCATATGAAAGCGGAGATCGCGCTGGTCACCGCCGGAGTGGAGATGGACGTGCTGGGCATCGCCTACGAGCAGTTCACCGACGCACAGCGCAGCGCCGTGGTGAATGCCCATCCCCGTGGCGGGCAGTTCAAGCAGGACATCCTGCAAGCCTTCTACGACGGCATCAAAGGCAAGCCGGAAACCACCTTCGGCAACGTCAAGGCCGACGTGCTGGCCATGAAGGACCCGAACTTCGTGCGCGGCAACTTCTGCGAGGTGATCCTCGCTTCCGACTGGGCAAGCTAATCCTTCGGCACGATGGGCGTGCCCAGTACACCGGGTTCGCCCAGCAACTGCCCCAGCCACTGCATGAACACCCGAACCCGACGCGGCAGGCGGCGATGGGCATATAGCAGCGAGATCTCCATCGGCGGCAGCGGCACATCCGCCAGCACCTGAACCAGCCGCCCCGCCTGCAGGTCGTCGAGCACGCCGTGCACCGGCACCTGGATCAGCCCAAGCCCGCCCATTGCCGCACTTTCGTAGGCCTCGGCATTGTTCACCGACAGCGCTCCGCTCATCGGCTGGTAACGGGTTTCACCCTGCAGCAGATACTCGAAGCCGGACGGACGCGCGCCAAGCACGCTGACGTAGTGGATCAGCCGGTGCCCGGCCAGGTCGTCCAGGGTCTCCGGCACGCCATGCTCAGCGAGATAGCCGGGGCTCGCGCACGTCACCTGGGGAAACTGCCCCAGGCTGCGCGCGACTACCGAGGCATCGTTGACCGCACCGACCCGCACCACACAATCGAAGCCCTCGCGCACCAGGTCGACGCGCCGGTCGGTGCAGCTCACCTCCAGCTCCAGCGCCGGGTGTCGCGCCAGGAAATCGCCCAGGCGCGGCATCACCAGCTTGCGCGCCATCACTGTCGGCATGTCCACCCGCAGCCGACCGCCCAGCGCCTCGTCGTGCCGGCGGAACAGCCCCTGCAACTCATCCATTTGCGCGAGCAGTTCCTTGCCGCGCTCGTACAGCACCAGGCCGTCCTGGGTCGTCGTGACCTTGCGCGTGGTGCGCTGCAACAGGCGGGTGCCAAGCAGCTCCTCAAGGCTCTGGATGTGCTCGGAAACGGTGGAGCGCGGCAGCCCGAGCTGTTCGCCGGCCTGGGTGAAGCTGGCCAGCTCGGTGACGCGGACGAAGGTGCGCAGAAGGTCGGGCCTGATCATGGTCATGGGTCTTTACTGGGCGAAATCGTGGGAGCCAATTGTTCGGCTGTCCCGACCAGTATTTCCGAATTTTGCAGATTTATCACAGATCAATCGAACAATAAGCTCTCATCCAACCCCACCCACCAGGAGCTACACCATGACCCGCAAGATCGCCCTCATCACCGGTGCCAGCCGCGGCCTGGGCCGCAACGCCGCCCTGCACCTCGCCGCCGCTGGCGTGGACATCATCGGCACCTATCGCAGCAAGGCCGCCGAAGCCCAGGCGGTGGCCGCCGAGATCGAGAAGCACGGCGGCCATGCACTGATGCTGCCGCTGGAGGTGGCCGACAGCGCCAGCTTCGATGCCTTCGTCGGCACGGTCGGCGAAGCGCTGCGCACCCGCTTCGGCTGCGAGCGCTTCGACTTCCTGCTGAACAACGCCGGCATCGGCATCCATACCTCTTTCGCCGAAACCAGCGAAGCGCAGTTCGACCAGTTGCTGAACATCCAGCTCAAGGGCCCGTTCTTCCTCACCCAGAAGTTGCTGCCGCTGATCGCCGAGGGCGGGCGCATCCTCAACGTGTCCAGCGGCCTGACCCGCTTCACCCTGCCCGGTTACGCCGCCTACGCGGCCATGAAGGGCGCGATGGAAGTACTCACCCGGTACCAGGCCAAGGAGCTCGGCGCGCGCGGCATCGGTGTCAACATCATCGCCCCCGGCGCCATCGAGACTGACTTCGGCGACGGCCTGGTACGCGACAACGCGGAGGTCAACCGGCAGATCGCCAGCAACACCGCCCTGGGCCGCGTCGGCCTGCCTGACGACATCGGCGGCGCCATCGCCGCGCTGTTCTCCGACGGCAGCCGCTGGATCAACGGCCAGCGCGTCGAGGCCTCGGGCGGCATGTTCCTCTGAGACACGCGCCCTGCCGCCGCATCCCATGCCCGGCAGGGCGCAGGAAAAGAATTTGTCATTCCCAGACTACGGGGTCCTTTCGGGTTGCTCCATCGTGCCGGGTGACCGCCACCCTCTCCACGCTCAGGGTCTTCCGAGGCCGGATGATCCGTGAGAGGGGCCGGAGAACAATGCGCAACGCAGCGCAGCCCGACCCTGACAGGAGCCTTGCATGAGCCATCCAGACGCGAACGACCCCGTAGCCCCCATCCATTTCGCCCGCCGCGACATCCTCAAGGCGCTCGCTGCCATCGGCGCGGCAGGAGCGACCTTCTCGCTGTCGAGCCTGCCGTCGTTCGCCACGTCCCAGGACCGCATCTATCAGTTGGCCATGCAGGCATACGTCTACGGCTACCCGATGGTCTATTTCGCCCGCTATCGCTACCGCCTGATGATGCAGGCCGCACCAGTCACCGGGCAGCGCTATCGCTGGGGCGAGTGGACGCACAAGAACGCCATCGTCACCCCGGCGGTACCCGGCGCGCCGCAGACCGACACGCTGTACTCGGTGCTGTGGCTGGACTTGCGCAAGGAGCCCTACGTCCTGACCGTGCCGGCGATGGACAAGCGCTACTGGAGCCTGCAGTTGTGCGATCTCCTCGGCGTCACCTGCGGCCTGCCCACCCACCGCAGCCTGCCAGCGGGCGGACGCATCGCGGTGGTCGGCCCGGACTGGGACGGCAAGCTGCCGGACAACCTGGACCTGGTGGTGCGCTCGCCGATGGCGGAAACCTTCAACGTGCTGCGCATGTTCTTCGCCGACGACGCGGATCGGCTCAAGGTCATCGGCTACCAGCAGGGCTTCCACGTCGCGCCGTTGTCCGCCTATCTCACCGGGCAGACATCTGTACCTGGAATCGCCGCCGAGCTGAGCGAGCTGCCGCAACCCGAACAGGACCCGCTGGCCGACCTCAAGACCTTGCAGGCGATGTGGCTCGAATGCCCGCCGCCGGCCCGGGACGAGGCTCTCACCGCCACCTTCGCCGCACTCGCGCTGGGCACTGGCGCCCAGGGCTTCGAGCATCTGCCGGCCGATGTCCAGGAAGCGCTGCACCGCGCCGAGAAAGACGCGCGCCAGCAGGTCATCGCCGGCACCCGCGCACTGGCCGGCACGCACTCGGCCAATGGCTGGACCATTCCCCGGCCACGCATCGGCTACTACGACGACAACGACTACCTGTACCGGGCAAGCATCACACTGCTCGGCACCATTGCCCTGCCCGCCTCGGAGAACCCCTACTACCTGCTGCAGAAGGACGGCAGCGGCATGGCACTGAGCGGCGACGCTCGCTATGAGCTGCATTTCACCCGCGACGAGATTCCCCAGGCGCAGGCGTTCTGGTCGCTGCACGCCTACACCAACCGCTACACGGTGATCGACAACCCGCTCAACCGCTACGCCATCAGCGACCGCAGCACGGGCCTGCAATACACCGAGGACGGCGGCCTGGTGGTCTACCTGCAGGCTGACGATCCGGGCGCGGACAAGCGCGGCAACTGGCTCCCCGTCAAACGCGGCGAGCCGTTCTGGCTGATCGTCCGCGCCTACGAGCCCCTGGGCACGATCAAGGATCTGAGCTGGCAAGGCCCACGCCTGCGCAAGCTGGCCTGACGCCGCAACGCCCGCGCCGCGCTCAGCCGCGGCGCGAGCGATAGCCGCCCGGCGTCATCTCGTACCAGCGCCGAAAGGCGCGGATGAAGCTCGATTGCTCGTCGAAGCCGAGCCTGTCGGAAATCTGCCCGATGCTCGCATCGCTGGCATCGAGCAGGTCAGCCGCCAGCAGACGCCGGTGTTCGTCGACGAGCGCGGTGAAGCTCCAGCCTTCGCGCTGCAACGCACGGTGCAGTGTGCGCGGCGTCATGTGCAGGCGCTCGGCGACCTGCTCCATACCGGGGTTGTCGGCCAGGCAGTGCAACACCTCGGCACACACCCGCTCCATTTCCGAAGCGTCCCCGGTCTGCTCGGCATACTCGTCCAGGGAGGTCGTGAGCGCCTCGCGGATGGCCTCGCTGCCAGCATTGCGCGGTACCTGCAACGCTTCCAGGTCCAGGATCAACTGGTCCTGGGCGGCACCGAAGACTATCGGTACGCGTGTCTGCCGCAGCCACGGCTGCGGGTCGGCCGGCTCCGGCCGCCGCAGGTGCAGTTCGCGCGCGGCGGATGCCGCGCCAGGCAGGCTGCGCAGATGGCT
The Pseudomonas triclosanedens DNA segment above includes these coding regions:
- a CDS encoding HD domain-containing protein, whose protein sequence is MSLDLNGVKVPDSTLARAITEMVRDNATPLLFHHSSRVYYWGALTGARKGLEYDAELLYAGAMFHDMGLMPRYCSQCERFEVDGADCAAEFLRSHGIAENDIETVWTAIALHTTPGIPQHMKAEIALVTAGVEMDVLGIAYEQFTDAQRSAVVNAHPRGGQFKQDILQAFYDGIKGKPETTFGNVKADVLAMKDPNFVRGNFCEVILASDWAS
- a CDS encoding LysR family transcriptional regulator, which codes for MIRPDLLRTFVRVTELASFTQAGEQLGLPRSTVSEHIQSLEELLGTRLLQRTTRKVTTTQDGLVLYERGKELLAQMDELQGLFRRHDEALGGRLRVDMPTVMARKLVMPRLGDFLARHPALELEVSCTDRRVDLVREGFDCVVRVGAVNDASVVARSLGQFPQVTCASPGYLAEHGVPETLDDLAGHRLIHYVSVLGARPSGFEYLLQGETRYQPMSGALSVNNAEAYESAAMGGLGLIQVPVHGVLDDLQAGRLVQVLADVPLPPMEISLLYAHRRLPRRVRVFMQWLGQLLGEPGVLGTPIVPKD
- a CDS encoding SDR family NAD(P)-dependent oxidoreductase, producing MTRKIALITGASRGLGRNAALHLAAAGVDIIGTYRSKAAEAQAVAAEIEKHGGHALMLPLEVADSASFDAFVGTVGEALRTRFGCERFDFLLNNAGIGIHTSFAETSEAQFDQLLNIQLKGPFFLTQKLLPLIAEGGRILNVSSGLTRFTLPGYAAYAAMKGAMEVLTRYQAKELGARGIGVNIIAPGAIETDFGDGLVRDNAEVNRQIASNTALGRVGLPDDIGGAIAALFSDGSRWINGQRVEASGGMFL
- a CDS encoding DUF1214 domain-containing protein, which produces MSHPDANDPVAPIHFARRDILKALAAIGAAGATFSLSSLPSFATSQDRIYQLAMQAYVYGYPMVYFARYRYRLMMQAAPVTGQRYRWGEWTHKNAIVTPAVPGAPQTDTLYSVLWLDLRKEPYVLTVPAMDKRYWSLQLCDLLGVTCGLPTHRSLPAGGRIAVVGPDWDGKLPDNLDLVVRSPMAETFNVLRMFFADDADRLKVIGYQQGFHVAPLSAYLTGQTSVPGIAAELSELPQPEQDPLADLKTLQAMWLECPPPARDEALTATFAALALGTGAQGFEHLPADVQEALHRAEKDARQQVIAGTRALAGTHSANGWTIPRPRIGYYDDNDYLYRASITLLGTIALPASENPYYLLQKDGSGMALSGDARYELHFTRDEIPQAQAFWSLHAYTNRYTVIDNPLNRYAISDRSTGLQYTEDGGLVVYLQADDPGADKRGNWLPVKRGEPFWLIVRAYEPLGTIKDLSWQGPRLRKLA
- a CDS encoding helix-turn-helix transcriptional regulator codes for the protein MLVDRRDETKSFPGHRYRASLCGSIALGWLLGLELRGLDIARVLSDWGVSMSMLRTANLRLPLFLARRFWEVAVRQSGDEGIGLELARMDDPVQLQGLGYLMQLMPTRLAALEQMQRYWPLLAGHAPQEVVHSGNEVRLRLQPYEDYYPAHAEVDFWVMRQLSHLRSLPGAASAARELHLRRPEPADPQPWLRQTRVPIVFGAAQDQLILDLEALQVPRNAGSEAIREALTTSLDEYAEQTGDASEMERVCAEVLHCLADNPGMEQVAERLHMTPRTLHRALQREGWSFTALVDEHRRLLAADLLDASDASIGQISDRLGFDEQSSFIRAFRRWYEMTPGGYRSRRG